In Pirellulales bacterium, one DNA window encodes the following:
- the hpnH gene encoding adenosyl-hopene transferase HpnH yields the protein MGVPISQMWTVASYVIRQRLRGQQRYPLVLMLEPLFRCNLECAGCGKIQHPTQILRRHLTPEQCLAAARECGAPMVSIPGGEPLLHPQIDEIVAGLVRMRKYVYLCTNAIKLEESLHKFTPSKYLSFSVHLDGLREEHDRAVCRAGVYDTAVRAIRAALAAGFRVTTNTTLYNDADPQRFCDLCDELMRLGVEGMMVSPGYSYAKAPDQEHFLQRQQTERLFQQILSRRKRGWRFNQSPLFMEYLRGNWDLECTPWGSPAYNLFGWQKPCYLLDEGYAASFAELLASTDWDKYGRASQNPKCQDCMVHCGYEPSAVLATFGSWRGFAATACATLLGFVPRWLQPPKRFPHSATSVAAKDNRPSLSGPHLRQLPVITRDTAPSSRDILEEALP from the coding sequence ATGGGTGTGCCGATTTCCCAAATGTGGACCGTCGCCAGTTATGTGATCCGGCAACGCCTGCGCGGACAACAGCGCTATCCCCTGGTGCTCATGCTGGAGCCGCTGTTCCGTTGCAATCTGGAATGCGCCGGCTGCGGTAAAATCCAGCATCCCACGCAAATTTTGAGGCGGCACCTGACCCCGGAGCAATGCCTGGCCGCGGCCCGGGAATGCGGAGCGCCGATGGTCTCCATTCCCGGCGGAGAGCCGCTGTTACACCCCCAAATCGATGAAATCGTGGCTGGCCTCGTGCGGATGCGCAAATATGTCTACCTCTGCACCAACGCGATCAAACTTGAAGAATCCCTGCATAAATTCACGCCCAGCAAGTATCTCAGCTTTTCGGTGCATCTGGATGGTCTGCGCGAAGAACACGACCGCGCTGTCTGCCGCGCGGGGGTGTATGACACGGCGGTACGGGCGATTCGGGCGGCATTGGCGGCGGGCTTTCGGGTGACAACCAACACCACACTGTATAACGACGCCGACCCGCAGCGATTTTGCGATCTGTGCGATGAACTGATGCGCCTGGGCGTCGAGGGGATGATGGTCTCGCCGGGTTACAGCTATGCCAAGGCCCCGGATCAAGAACACTTTTTACAGCGGCAACAGACCGAGCGGTTGTTCCAGCAAATCCTCAGCCGCCGCAAACGAGGCTGGCGATTCAACCAATCGCCGCTATTCATGGAATATCTGCGCGGCAACTGGGACCTGGAGTGCACTCCTTGGGGAAGTCCGGCGTATAACTTGTTTGGCTGGCAAAAGCCGTGCTACTTGCTGGACGAAGGGTACGCCGCCAGTTTTGCGGAGTTGCTCGCTAGTACCGATTGGGACAAGTACGGCCGGGCCAGCCAGAATCCCAAATGCCAAGATTGCATGGTGCATTGTGGGTATGAACCCTCGGCGGTACTGGCGACGTTTGGCAGTTGGCGGGGCTTTGCGGCGACGGCCTGCGCCACCTTGCTGGGCTTTGTCCCCCGTTGGCTGCAACCGCCAAAACGATTTCCGCATTCCGCTACGTCAGTTGCCGCAAAAGATAATCGACCATCGCTGTCGGGACCACATTTACGACAACTGCCCGTGATAACACGGGACACCGCCCCGTCGTCACGGGATATCTTGGAAGAAGCACTTCCCTAA